Proteins co-encoded in one Listeria ivanovii subsp. ivanovii genomic window:
- a CDS encoding YesL family protein, with protein MKLIDKFSVISDWIIRLVWTNLVWLFLVLIGGLVFGFMPATVALFTITRKWARGELDVSVWKLAWTTYKKAFIPANLAGGIFATIGLFLYVDLRIVFELMQGFWSTILYFFLMFLLFIVGIALLQYFTVFVHFKMKNVRAYVAQSFLLAFTSLKNTFMIVVGLVFCAWLISKMPAFILFISGVLPSYWIMKINLQRFKQIEPK; from the coding sequence ATGAAACTTATTGATAAATTTTCCGTTATTAGTGATTGGATTATCCGACTTGTTTGGACTAATTTGGTATGGCTTTTTCTCGTGTTAATAGGTGGGTTAGTGTTTGGTTTTATGCCAGCGACTGTGGCACTTTTTACGATTACTAGAAAATGGGCAAGAGGAGAATTAGATGTTTCCGTTTGGAAATTAGCATGGACGACGTATAAAAAAGCTTTTATTCCAGCTAATTTGGCTGGAGGAATTTTTGCTACTATTGGTCTGTTTCTATATGTTGATTTACGAATTGTTTTTGAATTAATGCAAGGTTTTTGGTCAACGATATTATATTTCTTTTTAATGTTTTTATTATTTATAGTTGGAATTGCTTTATTGCAATATTTTACTGTGTTTGTCCACTTCAAAATGAAAAATGTTCGAGCATATGTCGCGCAATCGTTCCTATTAGCATTCACTAGCCTAAAAAACACTTTTATGATTGTGGTTGGCCTTGTTTTTTGTGCATGGTTAATTTCCAAAATGCCAGCTTTTATTTTATTTATTTCTGGGGTGTTGCCAAGTTATTGGATTATGAAAATCAACTTGCAACGCTTCAAGCAAATTGAGCCAAAGTAA
- a CDS encoding ABC transporter permease, with protein MRKFLSQIRANWIWLLMVLPGVIWFLIFSYLPMFGTVIAFKDYRIDGKGFLSSIMSSDWVGLENFKFLFQTNDAFIITRNTVLYNLVFIIVGLILGVALAIIFNSLLNKRGAKIYQTGMLFPHFLSWVVVSYFLFSFLSEDSGLVNNILVAFGQDPISWYNDPKYWPFILIMMNIWKGLGYGSIVYLAAIAGIDRTYYEAAMIDGAGKWQQIRHVTIPALTPLMVILTILNVGKIFNSDFGLFYQLPRNSGPLYPVTDVIDTYVYRGLTSLGDMSMSAAAGFYQSIVGFILVMLTNYIVKKINPEYALF; from the coding sequence TTGAGAAAATTTTTATCGCAAATTCGAGCAAATTGGATTTGGCTATTAATGGTACTTCCGGGTGTTATTTGGTTCTTGATTTTCTCTTACTTACCGATGTTCGGTACAGTTATTGCATTCAAAGATTACCGGATTGATGGAAAAGGCTTTTTATCCAGTATTATGAGTAGCGACTGGGTGGGACTTGAAAATTTTAAATTCCTATTCCAAACAAACGATGCTTTTATTATTACTCGAAACACGGTTCTTTATAACTTAGTATTTATTATTGTTGGTCTAATTCTTGGTGTGGCGCTAGCGATTATATTTAATAGTTTACTAAACAAACGAGGAGCAAAAATTTATCAAACGGGGATGCTATTTCCGCATTTCTTATCGTGGGTAGTCGTTAGTTACTTCCTATTTAGCTTTTTGAGTGAAGATAGCGGTTTGGTGAATAATATTTTAGTCGCTTTTGGACAAGATCCGATTTCATGGTATAACGACCCGAAATATTGGCCGTTTATCCTAATTATGATGAATATCTGGAAAGGCCTTGGTTACGGAAGTATTGTCTATTTAGCTGCTATCGCTGGGATTGACCGTACTTACTACGAAGCGGCAATGATTGACGGAGCTGGAAAATGGCAACAAATCCGCCATGTAACGATTCCAGCATTAACACCACTAATGGTAATATTAACGATTTTGAATGTCGGGAAAATTTTTAACTCAGACTTTGGTTTATTTTATCAATTGCCGCGAAATTCAGGACCACTTTATCCGGTGACGGACGTTATTGATACATATGTATACCGAGGATTAACTTCGCTCGGGGATATGAGTATGAGTGCAGCAGCCGGTTTTTATCAGTCAATTGTCGGCTTTATCCTTGTGATGCTCACCAACTATATCGTGAAAAAAATAAACCCAGAATATGCGTTATTCTAA
- a CDS encoding glycoside hydrolase family 125 protein: MTKKFPASFNKWIDKVKITFPENEKLHRMFEKCFTNTYTTTLQETEEGLPFVITGDIPAMWLRDSTSQIRPYLIVAEEDEEMATLIENLVKLQTKCILHDPYANAFNKSANGAGFQNDKTAMTSLVWERKYEIDSLCYPVQLAYLLWKSTDHTGHFTEEFRQALHQIIQVFKIEQNHPEQSRYRFERENVRQSDTLNNNGKGTDVSYTGMSWSGFRPSDDACLYGYLVPSNMFLVVVMDYIQEIAAQFYPEDNQLLETSLQLKKEVATGIDQFAKESHPYYGDVYAYEVDGTGRKLFIDDANVPSLLAAPYLGFCSKEDAIYQATRNLILSRDNPYYVEGTVLKGIGSPHTPDHYIWPIALNIQGLTAKTADEKLAILEMLIASDGDTDYMHEGVNASNPAEFTRDWFAWSNAMFSEFVLSLCNIYVKGSPLSK, from the coding sequence ATGACAAAAAAATTTCCAGCGAGTTTTAACAAATGGATTGATAAAGTAAAAATAACTTTTCCAGAAAATGAAAAGTTACACCGGATGTTTGAAAAATGCTTTACTAACACGTATACAACCACATTGCAAGAAACAGAAGAAGGACTCCCCTTTGTCATTACTGGTGATATTCCAGCAATGTGGTTACGCGATTCAACTAGCCAGATTAGACCTTATCTGATTGTGGCGGAAGAAGATGAGGAAATGGCCACTTTAATTGAAAATCTCGTCAAATTACAAACGAAATGTATTCTTCATGATCCGTATGCCAATGCATTCAATAAAAGTGCAAATGGTGCGGGCTTTCAAAATGATAAAACCGCAATGACAAGCTTAGTATGGGAACGTAAATATGAAATTGATTCACTTTGTTACCCGGTTCAGTTGGCATATCTTCTTTGGAAAAGCACGGATCATACCGGCCATTTCACAGAAGAATTCAGACAAGCGTTACACCAAATTATCCAAGTCTTTAAAATAGAACAAAATCATCCAGAACAAAGCCGATACCGTTTTGAGCGGGAAAATGTTCGGCAGTCAGATACGCTTAATAATAATGGTAAAGGTACAGATGTAAGCTATACAGGTATGTCGTGGAGTGGATTTAGACCAAGTGATGATGCTTGCCTTTATGGTTACCTTGTTCCAAGCAATATGTTTTTAGTGGTAGTGATGGACTATATTCAAGAAATAGCGGCGCAGTTTTATCCGGAAGACAACCAACTTTTAGAAACCAGTTTACAACTGAAAAAGGAGGTTGCTACAGGAATCGATCAGTTTGCCAAAGAATCGCATCCTTATTATGGTGATGTCTACGCATATGAAGTAGATGGAACTGGTCGTAAGCTCTTTATAGATGATGCGAATGTCCCAAGTTTATTAGCCGCACCGTATCTTGGTTTTTGTTCTAAAGAAGATGCTATTTACCAAGCGACTAGAAACTTAATTCTTAGCCGAGATAATCCTTATTATGTAGAAGGAACCGTATTAAAAGGAATCGGAAGTCCGCACACCCCCGATCATTATATTTGGCCGATTGCTCTGAACATTCAAGGGTTAACTGCTAAAACAGCGGATGAGAAGCTAGCAATATTGGAAATGTTAATTGCAAGCGATGGTGACACCGATTATATGCATGAAGGGGTTAATGCGTCGAATCCAGCTGAATTTACTCGTGATTGGTTCGCCTGGTCAAACGCAATGTTTAGTGAATTTGTCTTAAGTTTGTGCAATATTTATGTCAAAGGAAGCCCATTAAGCAAATAA
- a CDS encoding phosphatase PAP2 family protein, translating into MNTNRKKATPLFVIGGVCLILFITIASAIATESNWVARFDLNWIEKIRGGIQPDKTSIVKLVTNLGSAETTIILTVVVVLILFFLRKFVVGLWFGGTMLVCGVVLNLALKTLVGRNRPDSVNWLINESGFSFPSGHATATAVFYGLAGMFLILTVPKIWQKIVIGLITYGFILFVMYTRVYLGVHFPTDVLGGFFLGTASVCISLGVYFIARKPLHNLLVKWRIKDRSIIE; encoded by the coding sequence ATGAACACAAATCGAAAAAAAGCAACACCGTTATTCGTTATCGGCGGAGTTTGTCTTATTTTATTTATTACTATTGCCTCAGCTATTGCTACGGAAAGTAACTGGGTAGCGCGTTTTGATTTAAACTGGATTGAAAAAATTCGTGGTGGGATTCAACCAGATAAAACATCCATCGTCAAATTAGTTACAAACCTTGGAAGTGCGGAAACAACCATTATTTTAACGGTTGTTGTCGTTTTGATTCTATTTTTCTTACGTAAATTTGTGGTTGGTCTTTGGTTTGGAGGAACGATGCTTGTTTGTGGTGTGGTACTAAACTTAGCATTAAAAACGTTGGTTGGTAGAAATCGCCCAGATAGCGTTAATTGGTTAATTAATGAATCAGGTTTTAGTTTCCCAAGTGGACATGCGACAGCAACGGCTGTATTTTATGGACTCGCTGGTATGTTTTTAATTCTCACAGTTCCTAAAATTTGGCAAAAGATTGTCATTGGACTTATTACGTATGGATTTATTTTGTTTGTGATGTATACACGTGTTTACCTTGGAGTACATTTTCCAACCGACGTCCTTGGGGGATTCTTCCTTGGAACAGCGTCCGTTTGTATTTCACTAGGTGTCTACTTTATTGCCCGTAAACCACTACATAACTTACTTGTAAAATGGCGCATTAAAGATAGAAGTATTATCGAATAA
- the cspB gene encoding cold-shock protein CspB → MQTGTVKWFNSEKGFGFIEVEGGDDVFVHFSAIEGDGFKTLDEGQSVEFEIVEGQRGPQAEKVTKL, encoded by the coding sequence ATGCAAACAGGTACAGTAAAATGGTTTAACAGTGAAAAAGGCTTCGGCTTCATCGAAGTAGAAGGCGGAGATGATGTATTCGTACACTTCAGCGCTATTGAAGGTGATGGATTCAAAACTTTAGACGAAGGTCAAAGCGTTGAATTTGAAATCGTTGAAGGTCAACGTGGCCCACAAGCAGAAAAAGTTACAAAACTTTAA
- a CDS encoding alpha-mannosidase, whose product MTRKKAHIISHSHWDREWFLPLESLRFKLVTLMDEVETLLDMEAGFNHFHMDGQMIMLEDYLAVKPAKREKMKQLVADGKLRIGPWYMLQDAFLTSGEANIRNLQYGLEMAEEFGHVEKIGYFPDTFGLYGQVPQLMSQAGFDTVVFGRGVNPTGFNNQVLGSAFASKYSEMFWESPDGSKVLGILLANWYSNGNEIPVEKEAAKIFWDKKLADVERFASTDEWLFMNGCDHQPVQTDLAEAIKVAKELYPEIDFIHSHLERYQEAVKKNLEPEKLQTVYGELTSQQSDGWSTLANTASSRIYLKQANEKMERLLERLAEPMSVMASEAGLTYPHEYLAFAWKLLMENQIHDSITACSLDEVHREMETRFEKVEQVIMSLITNAARKLTEQITTSKDGIPITIFYAGGVEATKTIEIELETDEIHFSEMHFEQIPDELAKLPAQSFWLETSEGIEVPVVVEALGIHFNYDLPERKFRDSYFARRYKLTFTVGHLPAVGYETLYAHAITEVETRAEMSSEHILENNFLKVEVAANGTYSLLDKHSGVEALALGAYEDVGDIGNEYMFKEAGDKLRINTLQSKPTISILREDKLGKTIEIVHEIEIPESASAAFADEKRRLVWHPERQSSRSENQLVLKVITELTLNKQDKQLAVRVKIDNKADDHRFRALFPTGGTSETHQAGSVFEVTTRPNKQVKEWTNPAQDNRSQAFVTSGNIVIASHGLPEYEVSQTGDRIELTLLRAVSEIGDWGDFSAYEAECHREIIAEFYVLLTNETNIVNSGIPAQVNGILAPTFAIQHKPTVKEKILPESQNFAKWKAADGLIFSTFKLAKDNKRIIRFYQTRNEPTILQTIHTWGKSTILEKTSEGQETTFTIQPNEIITLKGV is encoded by the coding sequence ATGACTAGAAAGAAAGCGCATATTATATCTCATTCTCACTGGGATAGAGAATGGTTTTTACCACTAGAAAGTTTAAGATTTAAGCTCGTAACCTTGATGGACGAGGTAGAAACGTTACTCGATATGGAAGCGGGCTTTAATCATTTTCATATGGATGGACAAATGATTATGCTAGAGGATTACTTAGCCGTAAAGCCAGCGAAACGTGAAAAAATGAAGCAGCTTGTGGCCGATGGGAAATTAAGAATTGGACCATGGTACATGTTACAAGATGCTTTTTTAACGAGCGGAGAAGCCAATATTCGAAACTTGCAATATGGCTTAGAAATGGCAGAAGAATTTGGTCATGTTGAAAAAATTGGTTATTTTCCAGATACTTTTGGACTTTACGGTCAAGTTCCGCAATTAATGAGCCAAGCAGGATTTGATACAGTTGTTTTTGGGCGTGGGGTTAATCCAACTGGTTTTAATAATCAAGTTTTAGGTAGTGCATTTGCCTCTAAATATTCCGAAATGTTCTGGGAAAGTCCAGATGGTTCCAAGGTTTTAGGGATTTTACTTGCGAATTGGTATTCCAATGGTAATGAAATCCCGGTAGAAAAAGAAGCAGCAAAAATTTTCTGGGACAAAAAATTAGCGGATGTGGAACGATTTGCTTCCACGGACGAATGGTTATTTATGAATGGGTGCGACCACCAACCAGTGCAAACAGATTTAGCAGAAGCAATCAAGGTCGCTAAAGAACTTTATCCAGAAATCGACTTTATCCATAGTCATCTTGAGCGCTATCAAGAAGCAGTAAAAAAGAATCTCGAACCAGAAAAATTACAAACCGTTTATGGCGAGTTAACGAGCCAACAATCGGATGGTTGGTCAACGCTTGCAAACACCGCTTCTTCTCGAATTTATTTAAAACAAGCAAATGAAAAAATGGAACGTTTATTAGAAAGACTTGCGGAACCAATGTCGGTGATGGCGAGTGAAGCAGGTCTCACATATCCACATGAATATCTTGCATTTGCATGGAAATTATTAATGGAAAATCAAATCCATGACAGCATCACAGCTTGTAGTTTGGATGAGGTTCACCGTGAGATGGAAACCCGTTTTGAAAAAGTGGAGCAAGTGATCATGTCGCTCATTACGAATGCTGCACGTAAGCTAACGGAGCAGATAACTACTTCGAAAGATGGAATCCCAATAACCATTTTTTATGCAGGCGGGGTTGAAGCAACTAAAACTATCGAAATAGAACTAGAAACAGATGAAATTCATTTTTCAGAAATGCATTTTGAGCAAATACCGGATGAATTAGCAAAACTTCCGGCTCAAAGTTTCTGGCTTGAAACAAGTGAAGGCATAGAGGTTCCAGTAGTGGTGGAGGCGCTTGGAATTCATTTTAATTATGACTTACCTGAACGGAAATTCCGTGATTCCTATTTTGCAAGAAGATATAAGTTAACTTTTACGGTGGGGCATTTACCAGCAGTTGGTTATGAAACACTTTATGCGCATGCTATTACTGAGGTGGAAACGAGAGCGGAAATGAGTTCAGAGCATATACTAGAAAATAACTTTTTGAAAGTAGAAGTAGCTGCTAATGGAACCTATTCTTTATTAGATAAACATAGTGGCGTAGAGGCATTGGCGCTTGGTGCATACGAGGATGTTGGCGATATTGGTAACGAATATATGTTTAAAGAAGCAGGCGATAAGTTACGCATAAACACCCTTCAATCGAAGCCAACAATTAGCATATTACGTGAAGATAAATTGGGTAAAACGATTGAAATTGTCCACGAAATCGAAATCCCAGAGAGTGCCAGTGCTGCATTTGCTGATGAAAAAAGACGCTTAGTTTGGCATCCGGAACGGCAAAGTTCACGCTCTGAAAACCAGCTAGTATTGAAAGTTATAACCGAACTTACGCTAAATAAACAGGATAAACAACTAGCTGTTCGGGTCAAAATCGATAATAAAGCGGATGATCACCGTTTCCGGGCCTTATTCCCGACAGGCGGAACTAGCGAAACACACCAAGCAGGAAGTGTTTTTGAGGTTACAACCCGCCCAAATAAACAAGTAAAAGAATGGACAAATCCGGCACAAGATAATCGCAGTCAAGCATTTGTCACAAGTGGAAATATAGTAATTGCAAGTCATGGTTTACCAGAGTATGAAGTAAGCCAAACTGGCGACCGAATCGAATTAACTTTATTACGAGCTGTTTCCGAAATTGGTGATTGGGGAGATTTCTCAGCTTACGAAGCAGAATGTCATCGTGAAATTATCGCGGAGTTTTATGTGTTGCTAACAAACGAAACAAACATCGTAAATAGTGGGATTCCTGCCCAAGTGAATGGAATACTTGCTCCCACTTTTGCCATTCAACATAAACCAACAGTGAAAGAAAAAATTCTTCCAGAAAGCCAAAATTTTGCGAAATGGAAGGCAGCAGATGGACTCATTTTCTCTACATTCAAACTTGCGAAAGATAATAAACGAATCATCCGTTTTTATCAAACTAGAAACGAACCAACCATTCTTCAAACCATCCATACTTGGGGGAAATCAACTATTCTAGAAAAGACTAGTGAAGGACAAGAAACAACTTTCACGATCCAACCAAATGAGATTATCACATTAAAAGGAGTGTAA
- a CDS encoding carbohydrate ABC transporter permease: MAEELEAISEIEQVRGDVNKPSKNQPAKDIIGFNKKMNIAMNILLAFLALICIFPFLYIIVISFSSETSLATNGFQLIPKEWSTEAYEYLWNMKGQLLQSYGVTILVTVVGTVCSVAMIALYSYAISRPQFKYRRQFTFIAFFTMLFSGGMVPAYIVMTQFLHLRNSIWALILPLAMNAFYIMIMRTFFLRSIPEPILEAARIEGAGELRIFLQMVIPLSLPGLATIALFSTLGYWNDWFQASLYIDNPNLVPLQSLLMKIENNLEFMRQNSAVAYTAGAFQSIPQDGAKMAMVVISTLPIAITYPFFQKYFISGLTIGGVKE; encoded by the coding sequence TTGGCAGAAGAGCTTGAAGCAATCAGCGAAATAGAACAAGTACGAGGCGATGTGAATAAACCAAGTAAAAATCAACCTGCAAAAGACATTATCGGTTTTAATAAAAAAATGAATATAGCGATGAATATTTTGCTCGCTTTCCTTGCACTTATCTGTATCTTCCCATTCCTATACATTATTGTTATCTCGTTTTCAAGTGAAACATCTCTTGCGACAAATGGCTTTCAACTGATACCGAAAGAGTGGAGCACGGAAGCATATGAATATTTATGGAATATGAAAGGACAGTTACTGCAATCATATGGTGTGACTATCTTGGTTACGGTAGTTGGAACTGTGTGTAGCGTTGCGATGATTGCTCTATATTCTTACGCAATATCTAGGCCACAATTTAAATATCGCCGTCAATTTACTTTTATCGCCTTTTTTACAATGCTGTTTAGTGGTGGTATGGTGCCGGCATATATTGTTATGACGCAGTTCTTACATTTGCGAAACAGCATCTGGGCGCTTATTTTACCGCTCGCGATGAATGCTTTTTATATAATGATTATGCGTACATTCTTCTTACGCTCGATTCCAGAACCAATTTTGGAAGCAGCAAGAATTGAAGGTGCCGGAGAATTACGGATATTTTTACAAATGGTTATCCCGCTTTCCTTACCAGGACTTGCGACAATTGCCCTTTTCTCTACTCTCGGATACTGGAATGATTGGTTCCAAGCATCCCTTTACATTGATAATCCAAATTTAGTTCCATTACAATCGTTGCTTATGAAAATTGAGAACAACTTAGAATTTATGCGGCAAAACTCAGCAGTTGCTTATACTGCCGGCGCATTCCAGTCCATACCGCAAGACGGAGCAAAAATGGCGATGGTTGTTATTTCGACTTTACCAATCGCTATCACCTATCCGTTTTTCCAAAAATACTTTATTAGTGGGCTAACAATCGGCGGCGTTAAAGAATAA
- a CDS encoding sensor histidine kinase, with protein MTQELPRKRVFKRMLLIFSLTSLFTVSLLLFFIYKYYTNIQLDANLKATETIANKQLDTLQDKQKALISLTQDIYRNSDLMQDVQIAMTNDYSSYTEQNIDNYFKSKSFYSVDMETYLRSYFSYDEDIIALQLVSDDGSFSYTFPSHYREWKETVDTYGEENIIKQASKEGNFYTIENKIVVKQPINDPSTLKQMGYLLLYIDSAVLNKSITKNYKNSIFQVTNDKGAELYTNHPVEHLNTLKKQGWLDINNKKMYYQNIENEISGLKINTYLYSVNDGNVPLIEIALFGIGLLLVIFSVSINFIISRRYSKRILTIIGGMNRVEKGTLDAKLPVDNQGDELTMISECFNHMTENLDAYIKKVYTLEMEEQKARMKALQGQVQPHFLYNSLEVIRMNARVEGAKATSDMIYQLATLLRYTANHREITTLEEEINYVKQYVRFMEMRHEQPVTLEINIEKRFNNTSIPRFALQPLIENFFKYAYKENSQPKVKITVTAENNNLLFEVIDNGSGMDAEKLAEVQMTIESKAETSHIGLANLNKRLQLLYGEAYHLSIMSKLNEGTIILFQVPAHTGGEK; from the coding sequence ATGACGCAAGAATTACCGCGCAAACGAGTTTTTAAAAGAATGCTACTGATTTTTTCCCTAACAAGCCTTTTTACAGTAAGTTTATTGCTTTTTTTCATTTATAAATACTATACCAATATTCAACTAGATGCGAATTTAAAAGCGACGGAAACGATTGCGAATAAGCAGTTAGATACACTCCAAGATAAGCAAAAAGCATTAATCAGTTTGACGCAAGATATTTACCGAAATAGCGATTTAATGCAAGATGTCCAAATTGCCATGACTAATGATTATAGTAGTTACACAGAGCAAAATATCGATAATTATTTCAAAAGTAAAAGTTTTTATTCTGTAGATATGGAAACTTATTTACGGTCTTATTTTTCGTATGATGAAGATATTATTGCGCTTCAACTAGTTTCGGACGATGGTAGCTTTTCATATACTTTTCCAAGTCATTACCGTGAATGGAAAGAAACAGTTGATACTTACGGGGAAGAAAATATTATAAAACAAGCATCCAAAGAAGGAAACTTTTATACCATTGAAAATAAAATTGTCGTTAAACAGCCAATCAATGATCCAAGCACGTTAAAGCAAATGGGCTATTTGTTGCTTTATATTGATTCCGCCGTTTTAAATAAATCGATTACAAAAAACTATAAAAATTCTATCTTTCAAGTAACGAATGATAAAGGAGCAGAGTTATATACAAACCATCCAGTAGAACATCTGAATACTCTTAAAAAACAAGGTTGGCTTGACATAAATAATAAAAAAATGTACTACCAAAATATAGAAAATGAAATAAGCGGTTTAAAAATCAACACTTATTTATATAGTGTAAATGATGGTAATGTTCCGCTTATTGAGATTGCTTTATTTGGAATAGGTCTACTTTTAGTTATTTTCTCGGTTAGTATTAATTTTATTATTAGCAGGCGCTATTCTAAGCGAATTTTGACGATTATCGGTGGAATGAATCGGGTGGAAAAGGGAACGCTTGATGCCAAACTACCAGTGGACAATCAAGGTGATGAATTAACGATGATTAGCGAATGTTTTAATCATATGACTGAAAATTTAGATGCTTACATTAAAAAGGTATATACGCTTGAAATGGAAGAACAAAAAGCAAGAATGAAAGCGCTTCAAGGTCAAGTTCAACCACATTTCCTTTATAATTCACTAGAAGTAATCCGGATGAATGCACGCGTAGAAGGAGCTAAAGCAACCAGTGATATGATTTACCAACTTGCTACATTATTAAGATACACAGCCAACCATCGCGAAATTACAACCCTTGAAGAAGAAATCAACTACGTCAAACAATATGTTCGCTTCATGGAAATGCGCCACGAACAACCAGTTACTTTAGAAATTAATATCGAAAAACGCTTCAATAATACATCAATTCCACGTTTTGCCTTACAACCTTTGATCGAAAACTTTTTTAAATATGCATATAAAGAAAATAGCCAGCCAAAAGTGAAAATTACAGTTACAGCAGAAAATAATAATTTGCTTTTTGAAGTGATAGATAATGGTTCAGGAATGGATGCTGAAAAATTAGCAGAAGTACAAATGACAATTGAAAGCAAAGCGGAAACAAGTCATATCGGGCTGGCAAATTTAAATAAACGGCTGCAATTGCTTTATGGTGAAGCCTATCACTTGAGCATCATGAGTAAGTTGAATGAAGGTACGATTATTTTATTCCAAGTACCAGCGCATACGGGAGGAGAAAAATAA
- a CDS encoding response regulator transcription factor, translating into MLKIVLVDDEPLIVRGLESIIPEFEQEIEVVGTAKNGVVALEMFSEQEVDVLLTDIQMPVMNGLELIDEWKKRQPTTKTIVLSGFEDFHYIKRGLSAGIENYLLKPLNEQELKETLIQIEKKQVTDKVIPREEAYYILRDNTIWRWLHLRINKEEWEERLALYDMTLGQTKDAVLIQIQPTKQVNTENWKRLSEAYREKYPFMLLTLENEIIIGLEEITSLSEQILAIQSDIRSHLENDAFYLFVSEKVQGEIMYPQAFRQLTRLLPERLVQDSGSLIALQKRTKHTWRPKRKQHQLAKLFVMNNEKEIKAWIRNFFQEWIDHKVESDPHQMLHILNELLVMLAESDPKELNESMEKIAAETSIKGLEEITLAYAISYYNRKKQTDEAKSPIIQNVLNYVREHFAEGMSLKTLGNDFHINAVYLGQLFQKEMGEHFTDYLNRYRVNYAKEELLLTQANLTIIARKSGYTDMAYFYRQFKKHTGETPNRYRKTHQ; encoded by the coding sequence ATGCTGAAGATTGTACTAGTAGATGATGAGCCTCTTATTGTCAGAGGTCTGGAAAGTATTATTCCAGAGTTTGAGCAAGAAATTGAAGTGGTTGGAACAGCTAAAAATGGTGTAGTTGCTTTAGAAATGTTTAGCGAGCAAGAAGTAGATGTGTTGTTAACCGATATTCAAATGCCAGTAATGAATGGTTTGGAACTAATAGATGAATGGAAAAAAAGGCAACCAACGACGAAAACAATTGTTTTATCTGGTTTTGAAGATTTTCATTATATTAAACGCGGACTTTCTGCTGGTATTGAAAATTATTTATTAAAACCTTTAAACGAACAAGAACTTAAAGAAACACTCATTCAAATAGAGAAGAAACAAGTGACGGACAAAGTAATACCAAGAGAAGAAGCCTACTACATTTTGCGGGATAATACGATTTGGCGCTGGTTACATTTACGAATTAACAAAGAAGAGTGGGAAGAACGGCTAGCGTTATACGATATGACACTCGGTCAAACAAAAGATGCGGTACTTATTCAAATTCAACCAACCAAACAAGTAAACACAGAAAATTGGAAACGACTTTCAGAAGCATACCGGGAAAAATATCCATTTATGCTACTAACACTTGAAAATGAAATCATTATTGGACTAGAAGAAATAACGTCTTTATCGGAGCAAATTTTAGCGATTCAAAGTGATATAAGGAGCCATTTGGAAAATGATGCTTTTTATTTATTTGTTAGTGAAAAAGTGCAGGGTGAAATAATGTATCCGCAGGCTTTCCGTCAACTAACAAGACTACTTCCGGAACGGTTAGTACAAGATAGCGGGAGTTTGATAGCTCTTCAAAAACGAACGAAACATACTTGGCGCCCAAAAAGAAAACAACACCAGCTCGCCAAACTATTCGTGATGAATAATGAAAAAGAAATCAAAGCTTGGATTAGAAATTTTTTCCAAGAGTGGATAGATCATAAAGTAGAAAGTGACCCGCACCAAATGTTGCATATTCTCAATGAATTGTTAGTAATGCTAGCGGAATCTGATCCCAAAGAATTAAATGAATCAATGGAGAAAATCGCTGCAGAAACAAGTATTAAAGGGTTAGAAGAAATAACTTTGGCCTATGCGATAAGTTATTATAATCGCAAAAAACAAACCGACGAAGCCAAAAGCCCGATTATTCAAAATGTCCTTAATTATGTCAGGGAACATTTTGCGGAAGGGATGTCTTTGAAAACACTCGGTAATGACTTTCATATTAACGCGGTGTACTTAGGACAACTTTTTCAAAAAGAAATGGGGGAGCATTTTACGGATTATCTGAACCGTTACCGGGTGAATTATGCGAAAGAAGAATTGCTATTGACGCAAGCGAACTTAACGATAATCGCTAGAAAATCTGGCTATACAGATATGGCTTACTTTTATCGCCAGTTTAAAAAACATACTGGAGAAACACCAAATCGCTACCGGAAAACCCATCAATAA